Proteins from one Podarcis raffonei isolate rPodRaf1 chromosome 1, rPodRaf1.pri, whole genome shotgun sequence genomic window:
- the SELENOH gene encoding selenoprotein H, producing the protein MAPKGRKRKAEAPRAKTATSEGVEMNVAEESPKKPKKDEELGFRVIIEHCKSURVYGRSADAVSEALHQTFPDIMVMVNPEKPRRNSFEVALWKEDGTKVELWSGLKKGPPRKLKFPEPNKVVEMLKGNLE; encoded by the exons ATGGCCCccaaagggaggaagaggaaggcagaggCACCTCGGGCCAAGActgcaacatctgaaggagtGGAGATGAATGTTGCTGAGGAATCGCCCAAGAAACCGAAGAAGGATGAAGAATTGGGCTTTCGTGTGATCATTGAGCATTG TAAAAGCTGACGAGTCTATGGGCGCAGTGCCGATGCAGTCAGCGAGGCACTGCACCAGACCTTCCCTGACATCATGGTGATGGTGAACCCTGAGAAACCGCGCAGGAATAGCTTTGAGGTTGCTTTGTGGAAAGAAGATGGCACCA AGGTGGAGTTATGGAGCGGCCTCAAGAAAGGGCCACCACGGAAGCTCAAGTTTCCCGAACCAAACAAGGTGGTTGAAATGCTGAAGGGCAACCTAGAATAA
- the BTBD18 gene encoding BTB/POZ domain-containing protein 18, whose protein sequence is MSPPAANPKILYRNSRLLRMVFLQLHRQQRADLFCDVVLQAEGEAVPAHCCILSACSPFFTERLEREMPPKGHKVVLEIRGLKIGTLRKLVDFLYTSEMEVSREEAQDVLAAARQLQVSELESLHLEGGKLVKKSLGPRLNRDCLQLSSPLSIPELTLFQSPPACSGSSLTSWLSSNMQHTVVKVPCTKEMDNNSSIVQKAVKKEKPEALMSRNEDQMPKDPAVTAEPLRTKVKKRLTGMGKNILGNNEHDSLRTQDGTGDSQATTSLQESKKIKLSRSKLPSSPLPVPCAIKDSSTVESSKPSRSSRRHWRQKSLPIKDEQKEAEDSHLYGFWSPPLPPEAAKSRKCNASEPCVSCPQNAGQIGRVRLRKVINGSCWEVVQESPSAQATRPANSMCPLKEEGSRSPPRYPEPEGVDAQQSVTSTRCLPTKIQSPPLNEKNLGEQAENKVSLEDGDPYKLDLFLLDHLTEDVQYDKLVSAGELEHMLDMFLADDGDAVEEPQEATIPEGMNILWPAPGANECPLECAEVERKDMCSPEVSDCPPWVKTKNSLLRGELEAIDMKISREAHGSANGRPLLDPVPSYFQFGKSETSSDCFTWYKPASPQLDDWTAQHQLSLSENMPANLGDPLPITLADNEDRGFLSYEVGICGVETQLHAQTLQKSPLQHHLGYKVPPCLEEEEIDVGGVDELLVSIECVRPDPSPVSETEVDVVN, encoded by the exons ATGAGCCCTCCAGCTGCGAATCCCAAGATTCTGTATCGGAATTCCCGCCTTCTCCGTATGGTGTTCCTGCAGCTCCATCGGCAACAGAGAGCTGACTTATTTTGTGATGTTGTCCTACAAGCAGAAG GGGAAGCTGTTCCAGCTCACTGTTGCATTCTATCAGCCTGCAGCCCTTTCTTCACAGAGCGTTTGGAGCGAGAAATGCCCCCCAAAGGACACAAGGTGGTGCTAGAGATCCGGGGGCTGAAAATTGGGACTTTACGTAAGCTGGTGGATTTCCTCTACACCTCTGAGATGGAGGTGTCCCGGGAAGAAGCCCAGGATGTTCTTGCAGCTGCACGGCAGCTTCAGGTGTCAGAGCTAGAGTCACTTCATCTAGAAGGAGGAAAGTTGGTCAAAAAATCCCTGGGCCCTAGATTAAATCGGGATTGCCTACAGCTATCTAGTCCATTATCCATCCCAGAGTTAACGCTGTTTCAGTCTCCCCCTGCCTGCAGTGGTAGTTCCTTGACGTCATGGCTGTCTTCAAATATGCAGCACACTGTAGTGAAAGTTCCATGCACCAAGGAAATGGATAACAATAGCAGCATTGTCCAGaaagctgtcaagaaggaaaaaccagaagcattgatGAGTAGGAATGAAGACCAGATGCCTAAAGATCCAGCAGTTACCGCTGAGCCCCTTAGAACTAAAGTTAAAAAACGTCTTACAGGCATGGGAAAGAATATATTAGGCAATAATGAGCATGACAGTTTGCGGACACAGGATGGGACTGGTGATAGCCAAGCTACAACCAGCTTGCAAGAGTCAAAAAAGATTAAGCTCAGTCGCTCAAAGCTCCCCTCATCACCTTTGCCTGTACCATGTGCCATCAAAGACTCTAGCACTGTGGAATCCAGCAAACCTTCAAGGTCCAGCAGACGTCACTGGAGGCAGAAAAGTCTTCCGATCAAAGATGAGCAGAAAGAAGCAGAAGATAGCCATTTGTATGGTTTCTGGAGCCCGCCTCTCCCTCCAGAGGCAGCTAAGAGCAGAAAGTGCAATGCCAGTGAACCTTGCGTTAGCTGTCCCCAAAATGCAGGGCAGATTGGCCGGGTAAGGCTCAGAAAAGTTATCAATGGCAGCTGCTGGGAGGTGGTGCAGGAATCTCCCTCAGCTCAGGCCACCAGGCCAGCAAACTCTATGTGTCCTCTAAAAGAGGAGGGCTCTCGATCTCCGCCCAGGTATCCTGAGCCGGAAGGAGTAGATGCACAACAGTCAGTCACCTCAACTAGATGTCTGCCAACAAAAATACAAAGTCCACCTCTTAATGAGAAGAACCTGGGAGAACAAGCTGAGAACAAGGTATCCTTGGAAGATGGAGACCCTTATAAATTGGATCTGTTTCTGCTAGACCATCTGACTGAGGATGTGCAGTATGACAAGCTGGTTTCAGCTGGTGAGTTGGAACACATGCTTGATATGTTTCTGGCAGATGATGGTGATGCTGTTGAGGAGCCTCAAGAGGCCACTATTCCAGAAGGCATGAATATTTTATGGCCTGCACCAGGAGCAAATGAGTGTCCACTAGAATGTGCTGAAGTTGAAAGAAAAGATATGTGCTCTCCAGAAGTCTCTGACTGTCCTCCGTGGGTCAAGACCAAAAACAGTCTCCTAAGAGGGGAACTGGAGGCCATTGACATGAAGATCAGCAGAGAAGCTCATGGCTCAGCAAATGGGAGACCCTTGCTAGACCCTGTTCCCAGCTACTTTCAGTTTGGGAAGTCTGAAACCAGCAGTGACTGTTTTACCTGGTACAAACCAGCTTCTCCCCAACTGGATGATTGGACAGCTCAGCATCAACTGTCCCTGTCAGAGAATATGCCTGCAAACCTTGGTGATCCTTTGCCCATCACTTTGGCAGACAATGAAGACCGGGGTTTTTTGTCCTATGAAGTGGGTATATGTGGTGTCGAAACACAGCTCCATGCTCAGACATTGCAGAAGAGCCCTTTGCAACACCACTTGGGCTATAAGGTGCCTCCATGCTTGGAAGAGGAAGAGATAGATGTTGGTGGGGTAGACGAACTCTTGGTTAGCATCGAGTGCGTCAGGCCAGATCCCTCTCCGGTGTCCGAAACCGAGGTGGATGTTGTGAACTAG
- the TMX2 gene encoding LOW QUALITY PROTEIN: thioredoxin-related transmembrane protein 2 (The sequence of the model RefSeq protein was modified relative to this genomic sequence to represent the inferred CDS: deleted 2 bases in 2 codons): MRREASRKHSPSLYSESIPAILKSANDSARCCSKLRLSVDWRRHWPASPSGGTTSVRRRQALEAVARGLGQGEVKMAVLAPLLALIYSVPGICRWLAQPYYPLSLLLSAAFLLVRKVPPLCHGLPTQREDGNPCDFDWREVEILMFLSAIVMMKNRRSITVDQHVGNIFMFSKVANVILFFRLDIRMGLLYLTLCIVFLMTCKPPLYLGPEYIKYFSDKTIDEELERDKRVTWIVEFFANWSNECQSFAPIYADLSLKYNCTGLNFGKVDVGRYPDVSTRYKVSTSPLTKQLPTLILFQGGKEVMRRPQIDKKGRAVSWNFSEENVIREFNLNELYQRAKKVSKQPEVPEESPEQPAIPEVPNGESKKDK, translated from the exons ATGCGTCGAGAGGCCTCAAGAAAGCATTCCCCC AGTTTGTATTCCGAATCCATCCCAGCGATTCTGAAGTCGGCCAATGATAGTGCGCGGTGTTGCTCTAAGCTCCGCCTTTCCGTTGATTGGCGTAGGCATTGGCCAGCGAGCCCGAGCGGAGGAACGACGAGCGTGCGCCGCCGGCAGGCGCTAGAAGCTGTC GCGCGGGGGCTCGGTCAGGGTGAGGTGAAGATGGCGGTGCTTGCTCCGCTGCTGGCCCTGATCTACTCCGTGCCTGGGATCTGCCGGTGGTTGGCGCAGCCCTACTACCCGCTGTCGCTTCTGCTCTCGGCTGCCTTCCTGCTGGTGCGGAAGGTGCCGCCGTTATGCCACGGGCTGCCCACCCAGCGCGAGGACGGGAACCCCTGTGACTTCGACTGG CGCGAGGTGGAGATTCTTATGTTCCTCAGTGCCATTGTGATGATGAAGAACCGCAGATCCA ttACTGTGGACCAGCATGTGGGAAACATCTTCATGTTCAGCAAAGTAGCCAATGTCATCCTTTTTTTCCGCCTTGACATCAGAATGGGACTGCTCTACCTCACCCTCTGTATAG TGTTCCTGATGACCTGCAAGCCACCTCTGTACCTGGGTCCAGAATACATCAAATATTTCAGTGATAAAACAATAGAT GAGGAACTAGAACGGGACAAGCGGGTAACCTGGATTGTGGAATTTTTTGCTAATTGGTCCAATGAGTGCCAGTCATTTGCTCCCATCTATGCAGACTTGTCTCTCAA ATACAACTGCACCGGATTGAATTTTGGGAAGGTGGATGTGGGCCGCTACCCTGATGTGAGCACCAG GTACAAAGTCAGTACATCTCCTCTCACTAAGCAGTTGCCTACACTAATCCTTTTCCAAGGTGGGAAGGAGGTGATGCGCCGGCCACAAATTGATAAAAAGGGACGAGCAGTCTCATGGAATTTTTCGGAG gagaatgTGATTCGGGAATTCAACTTGAATGAGCTGTACCAGAGAGCCAAGAAAGTGTCTAAGCAGCCTGAGGTCCCAGAGGAGTctccagaacagcctgctatccctGAGGTCCCCAATGGAGAGAGCAAGAAGGACAAATAG